One Actinospica robiniae DSM 44927 genomic region harbors:
- a CDS encoding WhiB family transcriptional regulator produces the protein MTEVFPLFGGFDEEISWQERALCAQTDPESFFPEKGGSTREAKRVCLACEVKAECLEYALAHDERFGIWGGLSERERRRLKKKAA, from the coding sequence ATGACCGAGGTCTTCCCGCTGTTCGGCGGTTTCGACGAGGAGATCAGCTGGCAGGAGCGCGCCCTGTGCGCGCAGACCGATCCGGAGTCCTTCTTCCCGGAGAAGGGCGGCTCCACCCGCGAGGCCAAGCGGGTCTGCCTGGCCTGCGAGGTCAAGGCCGAGTGCCTGGAGTACGCGCTCGCGCACGACGAGCGGTTCGGCATCTGGGGCGGCCTGTCGGAACGCGAACGCCGGCGGCTGAAGAAGA